One segment of Arthrobacter sp. MMS18-M83 DNA contains the following:
- a CDS encoding aromatic ring-hydroxylating oxygenase subunit alpha, with amino-acid sequence MTMRLEQDRLAADAIDYEKLIQRDRVHGSLYTDADIFQKEMRDIYESQWVFVAHESEIPEPGDYVRRRIGEQPLIVACGKDLKVRVMLNRCTHRGNMLCQSDAGNATLFRCSFHGWTFSNDGRLQGVSFRGGYEQSLGELRSELGLAEAAQVGTYGGFIFANLSGDAGDLEHYLGNAKDAIDRLVRMSPAGGIDLSAGWMKHDNNANWKVVNEVQVDGYHPLFVHESLYKAIKPAKVDYSSDELRVAVRDLGGGHSEVDYTAEYQAQDREFIWFSSIPRSRVPDYIEAMEALHGPERTHDILVDGPPHTFIWPNLFLAEMQVMFIEPLSVEQTIQYTAPIKLLGAEEMSARIIRQTEGAMGPAGFLIADDAEMGERNQVGLHAQEPEWVLFGRGFESEKVEPRGITSYDRTSETSQRGMWQHYRTLMTETTND; translated from the coding sequence ATGACTATGCGACTGGAGCAGGACCGCCTGGCGGCGGACGCCATCGATTACGAGAAACTCATCCAGCGCGACCGTGTGCACGGTTCGCTTTACACAGATGCCGACATCTTCCAGAAAGAGATGCGCGACATCTATGAGAGCCAGTGGGTGTTCGTCGCGCACGAGAGCGAGATCCCCGAGCCCGGCGACTACGTGCGCCGCCGCATTGGCGAGCAGCCTCTTATCGTCGCCTGCGGCAAGGACCTCAAAGTGCGCGTGATGCTCAATCGCTGCACCCACCGCGGCAACATGCTCTGCCAGTCCGACGCCGGCAACGCGACATTGTTCCGCTGTTCCTTCCACGGCTGGACCTTCAGCAACGACGGGCGCCTCCAGGGCGTCTCGTTCCGCGGAGGCTACGAGCAGTCGCTGGGCGAGCTGCGCAGCGAACTCGGCCTCGCCGAAGCTGCCCAGGTCGGCACCTACGGTGGCTTCATCTTCGCGAACCTCAGCGGCGACGCGGGCGACCTCGAGCACTACCTCGGCAACGCCAAGGATGCGATCGACCGTCTCGTCCGGATGTCGCCGGCAGGCGGGATCGACCTTTCCGCTGGCTGGATGAAGCACGACAACAACGCCAACTGGAAGGTCGTCAACGAGGTACAGGTCGACGGATACCACCCTCTGTTCGTACACGAGTCGCTGTACAAGGCCATCAAACCGGCCAAGGTGGACTACAGCTCCGACGAACTGCGCGTCGCTGTGCGCGACCTCGGCGGCGGGCACAGCGAGGTCGACTACACGGCCGAGTACCAGGCGCAGGACCGCGAGTTCATCTGGTTCTCCAGCATCCCCCGCAGCCGGGTCCCCGACTACATCGAAGCCATGGAAGCACTGCACGGCCCGGAGAGGACCCACGACATCCTCGTCGATGGCCCCCCGCATACGTTTATCTGGCCGAATCTCTTCCTGGCCGAAATGCAGGTCATGTTTATCGAGCCGCTGTCTGTCGAGCAAACGATCCAGTACACCGCGCCGATCAAGCTGCTCGGCGCAGAGGAAATGAGTGCGCGCATCATCCGCCAGACCGAGGGCGCGATGGGGCCAGCAGGCTTCCTGATCGCCGATGACGCGGAGATGGGCGAGCGCAACCAGGTCGGCCTGCATGCCCAGGAGCCGGAGTGGGTACTGTTCGGCCGGGGCTTCGAGAGCGAGAAGGTCGAGCCCCGTGGGATCACTTCGTACGACCGCACCTCTGAGACATCGCAGCGCGGCATGTGGCAGCACTACCGCACCCTCATGACGGAGACCACCAATGACTGA
- a CDS encoding OB-fold domain-containing protein: protein MVNAALEDWLVLDAAAPSIEEPLLTFLDGTARGELVLPFCTNGHPLDFDQGRCEQDGSTEQPVWRTVSSRATVIASIVMHRTEKTFVKAVVPYPVIEVELGSGHRLYVSTDREPERNYQAGDQVELTFVVVGETRIPRIQVEEPKNKRSGQ, encoded by the coding sequence ATGGTGAACGCGGCCCTGGAGGACTGGCTGGTGCTGGATGCCGCTGCTCCCAGCATTGAAGAGCCGTTGCTCACCTTTCTGGATGGCACAGCGCGCGGCGAACTGGTCTTGCCTTTCTGCACCAACGGGCATCCGCTCGATTTCGATCAGGGCCGCTGCGAGCAGGACGGCTCAACCGAACAACCGGTGTGGAGAACAGTATCGAGCCGGGCGACCGTGATCGCGTCGATCGTGATGCACCGCACCGAGAAGACCTTCGTGAAGGCCGTGGTGCCGTACCCGGTGATCGAGGTCGAACTCGGCTCCGGGCATCGCCTGTATGTATCGACGGACCGGGAGCCCGAGCGGAATTACCAAGCGGGAGACCAGGTCGAGCTGACCTTCGTCGTCGTCGGAGAGACGCGTATCCCGCGGATCCAAGTTGAAGAACCGAAGAATAAAAGGAGTGGACAATGA
- a CDS encoding aromatic-ring-hydroxylating dioxygenase subunit beta, whose product MTEIQSIATPAGSVSAELVDFVVHEARLADENRYAEWESLWADDGIYWVPTGDQKDPQTQVSFVFDNRHRIGSRIAQLRSGRRHSQTPPSKMRRQLSNFEVLSDDGGEVELAANFSLFEHRYTTTIWAGRYLYRLRYTADGLSLVKKTVLLINNESAIRTIAFIL is encoded by the coding sequence ATGACTGAGATCCAATCGATCGCTACCCCTGCCGGCTCCGTGTCCGCGGAACTCGTCGACTTCGTCGTCCACGAGGCACGCCTCGCCGACGAGAACCGCTACGCGGAGTGGGAGTCACTGTGGGCGGATGACGGCATCTACTGGGTTCCGACCGGTGATCAAAAAGACCCACAGACTCAGGTGTCGTTCGTCTTCGACAATCGCCATCGCATCGGCTCGCGCATCGCCCAGCTGCGCTCCGGCCGGCGCCACTCGCAGACCCCGCCATCCAAGATGCGGCGCCAACTCTCCAACTTCGAGGTGCTGTCCGACGACGGCGGCGAGGTCGAGCTCGCGGCAAACTTCTCATTATTCGAACACCGGTACACGACCACGATCTGGGCCGGGCGCTACCTCTACCGCCTGCGATACACCGCCGACGGACTCTCACTAGTGAAGAAGACCGTGCTGCTTATCAATAACGAGAGCGCCATCAGGACCATCGCTTTCATCCTCTAG